The DNA region ACCAAAATTTTCCCGAATTCGAAGATTGGCGGAGTGCTGAAATACGGTCAAGGTGTCGGAAACGAAACCCACGAAGTTCCCGAAAATGTGCAGCACGCAGATTTCGAAATCGATGGATTTACAATGTTCTGTATGGACAATTCTTATGACCACCAATTTGATTTCAGCGAGGGAATCTCGATTGTGGTGATGACCGATAACCAGGAGGAAACGGATCATTTGTGGAATTCTTTAACTGCCGATGGTGGCGAAGAATCGATGTGCGGTTGGCTGAAAGACAAGTTCGGCGTAAGTTGGCAAATCACTCCGAAACGTTTATTGGAACTGATGAACGATTTCGAGGATACGGAACGTGCGCAAAGAGTTTTTCAGGCAATGCTGAAAATGCGCAAAATTGTGATTGCGGATTTGGAAAGTGCTTACAAATCATAATTAATCAACCACAAAAGGAACAAAAGCTTTATGTCAAATAATGATTATGTTGAACTAAAGCAAGCTAAAAGGACGCAAAAGTTTAAAAAAATTGAAGATTTTTTCTTTTGTTTTCTTCAATAAACAATAATTTGAGTTAAATAAATTATTGTTTTAAGCAGCATTCTTTTGTGACTTTTATGGTTAATTTTTTTGCAAGTATTAGAGCGCAAAATCGCGATCGCCGATTTGGAGACGGCTTATAATGCTAAGTGACAATACAATATTTGCTAATTCCTTAATCTCTTAGAGCCTGTTTAAATTTTACCAAATAAATCTGAATTTGTTTTCCCCAACCCTAAAAGGAGCACATTCAGGTTTATTTGGAAGGAAATTTCCCTCCCTTTAGGGACGGGGTAAAGAAAATTTCCGATATAATTTTTTTTTGAATAAAATTTAAACAAGCTCTTAATTTCTTAATCCCTTAATTATTAATATGAAATATTTAGAATATCAAACCCAAATCAACGCCACTCCCGAAAAGATTTGGGAAACGTTGACTAAGAATGAACATTACACCCAATGGACGAATGGAAACCGTTTTGAAGGCAATTGGGAAACAGGAAGCGAAATGAAATTTTTCGATCCGAAGAATAACGGAATGTACAGCGAAGTAGTAACCAATCTTCCAAAGCAGGAATTGAAGATGAAACATCTCGGCTGGATTTACGATGGGAAATTGGATCCGCAAGATTTTGGCGGTTCAGATGTTGCTTATCTTTTAGAACCGATAGAAAACGGAACTGTTCTAAGAGGAAAAGTAAATTCAATGGATGAATTTGAAGATTTTTATAACAGTTATTTCCCAAATATTTTTCAAAAAATCAAGGAGATTTCTGAAGGATAGTTTTTCAACTTTGCCAAAGATTTCAACTTTGGCAAAGTTTTTTCCGAACGAGAAACTGATAATTCTTTCTAGCCCCGATTGTAACGATTACCCCGCAGCAAGCCCTTCGGCAAGCTCAAGGACAAGCTTTGGGAAAAGCGTTGGCGCGAGGAGTAAAAGTGGAAAGCGGGACCGAAATCTCAGAGAAGCGAAAATTTTGTTGCTCCTAAGAAATATTTTGATAAAGTTTTAAAGTAAAATAATATTTCGCTCGTCATACCCAGTATGGAACTGGAATTAACCCATATGCCACAACATGAAAAGGACAGCATTATCGCACAAACCGTGAAAAATTACGGCGGGAAACTGATGTCCTTCATTCGGCCGAAAGTGCGCACTACCGAGGATGCGGAAGATATTCTGCAGGAGGTGT from Chryseobacterium suipulveris includes:
- a CDS encoding VOC family protein, which produces MNNDIFPCLWYDGDAKQSAEFYCQVFDGKITVDTPMVINLDLFGQRIMLLNGGPHFQKNASISFMVLCETEAEVEKYWKLLCDGGIVLMELGEYPWSKKYGWVRDKFGVTWQVYLGEKKDDQKIIPTLMYIHKNNGKAMEAMELYTKIFPNSKIGGVLKYGQGVGNETHEVPENVQHADFEIDGFTMFCMDNSYDHQFDFSEGISIVVMTDNQEETDHLWNSLTADGGEESMCGWLKDKFGVSWQITPKRLLELMNDFEDTERAQRVFQAMLKMRKIVIADLESAYKS
- a CDS encoding SRPBCC domain-containing protein is translated as MKYLEYQTQINATPEKIWETLTKNEHYTQWTNGNRFEGNWETGSEMKFFDPKNNGMYSEVVTNLPKQELKMKHLGWIYDGKLDPQDFGGSDVAYLLEPIENGTVLRGKVNSMDEFEDFYNSYFPNIFQKIKEISEG